A genomic stretch from Sphaerodactylus townsendi isolate TG3544 linkage group LG15, MPM_Stown_v2.3, whole genome shotgun sequence includes:
- the LOC125445295 gene encoding olfactory receptor 2F1-like — protein MRPPNQTSVQEFVFLGFSRVRGTNLWLFGVVFFMYLITLAGNALIITAIRIDPRLNSPMYFFLSNLSFLDICYTTSVVPQLLAHCLTSHKTISFDQCMAQLYISLFLGSTEFILLAAMAYDRYVAVCHPLHYKVIMSPRVCIQLAIASWFVGFLNAGVQTAFTMCLHFCHLNTINHFVCEVLAVVKLSCSDTFVNDISLMVAGVLVLLIPCILVMLSYVYIIGAILRIRSSEGRHRAFSTCTSHLTVVTLCYGTAIFAYLSPKGNSVSNRDKMLAFFYAVVTPMLNPLIYSLRNKEVKGALSKIRRRRQ, from the coding sequence ATGAGACCCCCCAATCAGACAAGCGTCCAAGAGtttgtgtttttgggattctcTCGAGTGCGAGGAACTAATCTATGGCTCTTTGGGGTGGTTTTCTTCATGTATCTCATCACCCTGGCAGGCAATGCGCTCATCATAACAGCCATCCGCATCGATCCCCGGCTCAACAGCCCTATGTACTTTTTCCTGAGCAACCTCTCTTTCCTGGACATCTGCTACACAACAAGTGTGGTACCCCAGTTGCTGGCCCACTGCCTGACCAGCCACAAAACTATCTCTTTTGACCAATGCATGGCCCAGCTCTACATCTCTTTGTTCCTGGGCAGCACTGAGTTCATCCTGTTGGCAGCCATGGCCTACGACAGATACGTCGCCGTCTGCCACCCCTTGCATTACAAGGTCATCATGAGCCCGAGAGTGTGCATCCAACTGGCAATCGCTTCCTGGTTCGTTGGCTTCCTCAATGCCGGGGTGCAGACTGCGTTCACCATGTGCCTTCACTTTTGCCACCTCAACACCATCAatcactttgtgtgtgaagtCCTGGCTGTGGTCAAGCTGTCATGCTCGGACACTTTCGTCAATGATATTTCACTGATGGTGGCTGGCGTCCTTGTGCTGTTGATCCCCTGTATTCTAGTCATGCTTTCCTATGTGTATATCATCGGAGCCATCTTGCGCATCCGCTCTTCAGAAGGCCGGCACCGAGCCTTCTCCACGTGCACCTCCCACTTGACCGTGGTCACCCTCTGCTATGGCACAGCTATCTTTGCTTATTTGAGTCCCAAAGGCAACTCTGTGTCCAACCGTGACAAGATGCTTGCTTTCTTTTATGCAGTGGTTACACCCATGCTCAATCCTCTCATTTACAGCCTCAGGAACAAGGAAGTCAAAGGTGCCTTGTCTAAAATCAGAAGGAGGCGGCAATGA
- the LOC125444020 gene encoding LOW QUALITY PROTEIN: olfactory receptor 5V1-like (The sequence of the model RefSeq protein was modified relative to this genomic sequence to represent the inferred CDS: deleted 1 base in 1 codon): MANQTAVREFVFLGFSHFPEPHALFFVLFLTMYVTTLFGNGLILATAFLDSSFHTPMYYFIRHLSFLDMCYTSVTLPHVLKNLLAESKTISFQGCLVQLYFLVAFVGVECLLLAVMAYDRYVAICHPLTYTLLMNRTLCAQLVGASWTCGLLNSVLHTAMTCLVPFCASHNLDHVFCDVPQLLKLSCADTFLNQITLVVVTMLLGVSPFLCIMVSYIHIVSAVLRIRTSQGRRKAFSTCASHLTVVTLFFSSGMFNYNRPGSSYPAYLDTLASVLYNVVTPMLNPIIYCLRNKEMKEAVKRVLNPPQMPSL; encoded by the exons ATGGCAAATCAAACGGCTGTGAGAGAATTCGTCTTCTTGGGGTTCTCCCATTTCCCCGAGCCCCATGCTCTGTTCTTCGTCTTGTTCCTGACCATGTACGTCACCACCTTGTTTGGAAACGGCCTCATCCTGGCCACGGCTTTTCTGGATTCCAGCTTCCACACGCCCATGTACTACTTCATTCGGCATCTCTCCTTCCTGGACATGTGCTACACCTCTGTCACTCTGCCCCACGTGCTGAAAAACTTGTTGGCCGAGTCAAAGACCATTTCCTTCCAGGGCTGCCTGGTCCAGCTTTACTTCCTGGTGGCCTTTGTGGGAGTGGAGTGCCTTCTTCTGGCCGTGATGGCGTACGACCGATACGTCGCCATCTGCCATCCCCTCACGTACACCCTCCTCATGAACCGAACGCTATGCGCCCAGTTGGTGGGGGCCTCGTGGACTTGTGGCCTCCTCAACTCAGTGCTGCATACCGCCATGACTTGTCTCGTGCCCTTCTGTGCCTCTCACAATCTGGAC CATGTGTTCTGCGATGTCCCCCAGCTGCTCAAGCTGTCTTGTGCAGATACTTTCCTCAACCAAATCACATTGGTAGTAGTAACGATGCTGCTTGGGGTTAGCCCTTTCCTCTGCATCATGGTTTCCTACATTCATATTGTCTCAGCGGTCTTGAGGATCCGCACATCCCAGGGCCGCCGCAAAGCCTTCTCCACCTGCGCTTCCCATCTTACGGTGGTCACCTTGTTTTTCAGCAGTGGCATGTTTAATTATAACCGACCTGGCTCTAGTTACCCTGCGTATTTAGATACTCTGGCTTCTGTGCTTTACAATGTGGTGACTCCAATGTTGAACcccatcatctactgcctgaGGAACAAAGAAATGAAGGAGGCTGTGAAACGAGTGCTCAATCCCCCCCAAATGCCATCTCTGTAG